The Mucilaginibacter mallensis genome has a segment encoding these proteins:
- a CDS encoding aryl-sulfate sulfotransferase translates to MKKNIFGYIIPLLLTIIFSGCFNSGGNIIKEIHIGLHNNNQLKIQIDVLTDEPVDAYAEYWTGNDSTNTMRSTTVKNATQHSLVLCNISPKTNYAYRIITIDNGVKKVSKTYTFKSHDLPLWLQEQFKAINTFPKLIPQQFKDGLILLNKNYAPGTAFLVDYKGQLRWYHTVDGMAYKVVHYTKDKTILALLGTNDDPTSYGRQILEVNLLGDTILNLKKGQGDFTQIIHHEILKNDKGQLVTLSVDKKIMDLSSVGGSKQDTVNSDGIIVFDSHAKKIWKWSVFDAVDPLKDPNILKTKKDWTHANSLNYDTDGNYLISFFNTGQIWKVDSKTGKVIWKFGKGGTVAMPAECDFTQAHAVHINQDGNLMFFDNGVKKQQSGVFAMKLNEAKQTSTIDFHIQLPKEVFNGRMGSAYMINDTSLLVCCSKRHILVLADKKGILLWTMEMAMPSYRAEFVRIDQLAPYLKP, encoded by the coding sequence ATGAAGAAAAATATTTTTGGATATATAATCCCGCTCCTCCTCACCATTATCTTTTCGGGATGCTTTAACAGCGGTGGAAATATTATAAAGGAAATACATATCGGTTTACACAACAATAATCAACTAAAGATTCAAATAGATGTGTTAACTGATGAACCGGTTGATGCCTATGCTGAATATTGGACAGGGAACGATAGTACAAATACTATGCGATCCACCACGGTGAAAAATGCAACGCAGCACTCACTTGTACTTTGCAATATATCCCCTAAAACAAATTACGCTTATCGCATTATTACTATTGATAATGGGGTTAAAAAAGTAAGTAAAACTTACACATTTAAATCACACGACCTCCCGCTGTGGTTGCAGGAACAATTTAAAGCCATTAATACTTTCCCTAAATTAATACCACAGCAATTTAAGGATGGATTAATACTGCTCAATAAAAATTATGCACCCGGTACTGCTTTTTTGGTTGATTATAAAGGGCAGCTCAGATGGTATCACACCGTTGATGGTATGGCCTATAAGGTTGTGCATTATACAAAAGATAAAACTATACTTGCCCTGTTGGGCACAAATGATGACCCTACCAGTTATGGCAGGCAGATACTGGAAGTGAATTTACTGGGCGATACCATCCTGAATTTGAAAAAAGGTCAGGGGGATTTTACGCAGATCATTCACCACGAAATTTTAAAGAACGATAAAGGCCAATTAGTGACCCTTAGCGTTGATAAGAAAATTATGGACCTGAGCTCCGTTGGTGGTAGCAAACAGGATACCGTTAACAGCGATGGCATTATTGTATTTGACAGCCACGCAAAAAAGATTTGGAAATGGAGCGTTTTTGATGCCGTCGACCCGCTTAAAGACCCCAATATCCTTAAAACAAAAAAAGACTGGACACATGCCAACAGCCTGAATTATGATACCGATGGTAATTACCTCATCTCATTTTTCAATACCGGCCAAATATGGAAAGTCGACTCAAAAACTGGTAAAGTAATATGGAAATTTGGCAAAGGCGGCACCGTTGCCATGCCTGCCGAATGTGATTTTACCCAGGCGCATGCCGTCCACATTAACCAGGATGGTAACCTGATGTTTTTTGATAATGGCGTTAAAAAGCAGCAGTCGGGCGTATTTGCCATGAAACTGAACGAAGCCAAACAAACCTCAACTATAGATTTTCACATACAGCTACCCAAAGAAGTATTTAATGGCCGGATGGGTAGCGCTTACATGATAAACGATACCTCATTATTGGTTTGCTGTTCAAAACGCCACATATTGGTTTTGGCTGATAAAAAAGGCATATTGTTATGGACGATGGAAATGGCCATGCCGAGCTACCGGGCTGAGTTTGTGAGAATAGATCAGCTTGCACCATATTTAAAACCTTAA
- a CDS encoding RagB/SusD family nutrient uptake outer membrane protein, whose translation MKKYILLLIPVIILQFSCNKNLDPKVTSSLTSVNAFTTESDAIAAVNAVYARLKGPSVGDNFDYWTVRHFALTDLPTDVGHCSYGGDPGQLSLATWNSANGLLAEDWRQIYKLISNANSAIYNITPMTSISDVQKAQFLAEAKFLRAVAYMDLTDAWGPVILATEKDLANPNYLSQPPVTSVADIETLLISDLTSAAAVLPVNYVNNPIYSTNDVGRATKGAAMTLLMRLYLRQHQWQKAADMAQAVISSGTYSLYPSYQGLFLEANKWCSENIFSVLSDANVNGTELMNHFGPLVHPVITNRWQYYAASWPFYHSFADNDDRKKEFFPKYKGTDKLIHEEAPTLGATPPAGVLYMPDVATSKYADSTGSINNYYDGHSVDILRYADVLMSRAEALNELNGPTSEAIGLINQVRQRSHATPLVLGNYTQTSLRLAILQERGWEFFYEGKRRADLLRMGQYDVIVNAYLKAIGQTNTISLPKDQYFSYPLNQVQIDPNLSNAGREQ comes from the coding sequence ATGAAAAAATATATTTTATTACTCATCCCGGTGATTATACTGCAGTTCTCCTGCAATAAGAACCTCGACCCCAAAGTGACTAGCAGCCTTACCAGTGTGAATGCTTTTACCACTGAGTCTGACGCTATTGCAGCGGTAAACGCTGTTTATGCCCGTTTAAAAGGGCCATCAGTAGGCGATAATTTTGATTATTGGACTGTAAGGCACTTCGCTTTAACTGACCTGCCAACGGATGTGGGCCATTGCAGCTATGGCGGTGACCCTGGTCAGCTTTCATTAGCTACCTGGAACTCCGCAAATGGTTTGCTTGCCGAAGATTGGAGACAGATATATAAGCTGATATCAAATGCCAATAGCGCCATTTACAATATTACACCAATGACATCAATTTCGGATGTTCAAAAAGCCCAGTTTTTGGCAGAAGCAAAATTTTTGCGTGCCGTGGCTTATATGGACCTAACTGATGCCTGGGGGCCTGTGATTTTGGCAACAGAAAAGGACCTTGCTAACCCCAATTATTTAAGTCAGCCGCCGGTTACTTCAGTTGCTGATATTGAAACATTGTTGATATCAGATTTAACAAGTGCCGCTGCTGTACTGCCGGTTAATTATGTTAATAACCCAATTTATAGTACTAATGATGTGGGCCGTGCTACCAAGGGTGCAGCCATGACATTATTGATGAGGCTGTATCTGCGCCAGCATCAATGGCAAAAAGCGGCTGATATGGCACAAGCTGTAATAAGCTCAGGAACATATTCATTATACCCTTCATATCAGGGCTTATTTTTAGAGGCTAATAAATGGTGTTCTGAAAATATATTCTCGGTATTAAGTGATGCTAACGTAAACGGAACTGAATTAATGAACCACTTTGGGCCGTTGGTACACCCGGTTATAACAAACAGGTGGCAATATTACGCGGCAAGCTGGCCTTTTTATCACAGTTTTGCCGATAATGATGATCGTAAAAAAGAGTTCTTCCCTAAATATAAAGGAACTGACAAGCTGATACACGAAGAAGCGCCAACGCTAGGCGCTACACCACCTGCCGGCGTATTGTATATGCCTGATGTTGCGACTTCAAAATACGCCGATTCAACCGGTTCAATAAATAATTACTATGATGGGCACAGTGTAGACATTTTGCGTTATGCTGATGTGTTAATGAGCAGGGCAGAAGCTTTGAACGAACTAAACGGCCCTACTTCTGAAGCTATAGGGTTAATAAACCAGGTTAGGCAACGTTCACATGCCACACCGCTTGTTTTAGGTAACTATACACAAACATCTTTAAGGTTAGCAATTTTACAAGAGCGGGGATGGGAGTTCTTCTATGAAGGAAAAAGAAGGGCCGATCTGTTACGTATGGGCCAGTATGATGTGATTGTAAATGCCTATCTTAAAGCTATAGGGCAAACAAATACAATAAGTTTACCTAAAGATCAATACTTTTCTTATCCGCTTAACCAGGTTCAGATCGATCCGAACCTGAGTAATGCAGGAAGGGAACAATAA
- a CDS encoding SusC/RagA family TonB-linked outer membrane protein, whose translation MPKGAFFRKICCYLLLLLPTVASAQKIISGNVKDNKGIPVIAATVSEKGATNSTATDMNGKFKITLKNSSGVLVVSSVGYKTQEVPVGSKSDISVVLLDDLNQLNEVVVVGYGSVKKSDLTGSVSTIKSSELTLGGTVSNVGQAIQGKAAGVTVQQTSFAPGAGIQITIRGGNSINASNEPLYVIDGFISDYGNKINPNDIADIEILKDASATAIYGSRGANGVILITTKKGTAGQVSIDADVSNGWQYNTYKPKLLTGQQYTDIQNATAIEDGKSAPYGPSFVPANTNWLQAATQTAKVDNRSLSVSSNTKDSKLYASVNYLNQVGVLKNTGFQQYSARIGAEKTLNDNIKLGANFYGASSTSSIQSYSGDITAPIFALLVAPPNVPIYKADGTYNIFYNPQTGGNGNPLYSLLALTNTTENKLGNGNVYLDYNILKNLTFHVSAGAEYNQTNAGQYQPNNIALGLTNPGIAADQWYSTFRWLVENYFTYKFNVGKANAFTVLLGNSNQKDVDEGLSGGSQGYSNNSFLYYNLVAGSVTNASNSYRTQTTGTDYFTRVNYAYNDKLLATFTLRDDGSSRFGANYRHGIFPSGAVAYKLGDEDFIKDLHTFSDLKVRIGYGVTGNDRIPAPNIYLSTYSAWNTVLAPGGPLQIGIEPASLANPNLRWESTAQFDAGLDMGFFGGRVNATLDVYRKTTSNLLSNVTVGQWWGFSTELINAGSIRNQGIELGINTTNIRSAGFSWTSTFNASYNKQKVLSFAPGVNSITSTTANPSGTVSGQQFTNLVVGGELGEIYGYKYIGVLKTGQKYAPEPNAKPGDPLYADLNGDGVISPADRTNLGNTNPHYTAALGNNFNYKGFSLGIFFQGAFSYDLYNMNELVLESTTGAAALNRFVPGVNENTNIPREGYFLSQYGSYVNSKFVENASYVRLKTASFSYTIPSAVFEKTPFVRGLTVYAEGQNLLTFTGYKGTDPEENVHQGQAINGAGGYSGSNVSGGLDFGGFPAFRTYIIGIKLSVH comes from the coding sequence ATGCCAAAAGGGGCGTTCTTCAGAAAGATCTGCTGCTACCTGCTTTTACTTTTACCGACGGTAGCAAGTGCACAAAAAATAATATCCGGTAATGTAAAAGATAATAAGGGCATACCGGTGATTGCCGCCACCGTATCTGAGAAAGGCGCGACAAACTCAACCGCTACTGATATGAACGGTAAATTTAAAATTACCCTGAAAAACAGTTCAGGAGTTTTGGTCGTATCATCGGTAGGTTACAAAACACAAGAGGTACCGGTTGGCAGCAAAAGCGACATATCAGTTGTTTTGCTGGATGACTTGAACCAACTGAACGAGGTAGTGGTTGTAGGTTATGGTTCGGTTAAAAAGTCGGACCTTACGGGCTCTGTAAGCACCATAAAAAGTAGTGAACTGACTTTAGGCGGTACGGTTTCAAACGTAGGTCAGGCCATACAGGGTAAAGCTGCCGGTGTAACCGTTCAGCAAACAAGTTTTGCACCGGGCGCGGGCATACAGATCACTATACGTGGTGGTAACTCCATTAATGCCAGTAACGAGCCTTTATATGTAATAGATGGTTTTATTTCTGATTACGGCAACAAGATCAACCCTAATGACATTGCCGACATCGAAATATTAAAGGATGCTTCGGCAACAGCCATATACGGTTCGCGTGGTGCCAACGGTGTTATATTGATCACTACAAAGAAGGGAACTGCAGGCCAGGTATCTATTGATGCTGATGTATCTAATGGCTGGCAATATAATACCTATAAGCCGAAATTATTAACAGGCCAGCAATATACCGATATCCAAAATGCTACAGCTATTGAAGACGGCAAATCAGCGCCATATGGCCCGAGTTTCGTGCCGGCTAATACCAATTGGCTGCAAGCTGCCACACAAACTGCTAAAGTTGATAACAGAAGCCTTAGTGTAAGCAGTAACACTAAAGATTCTAAACTTTATGCATCGGTAAATTATCTTAACCAGGTTGGTGTATTAAAAAATACTGGTTTTCAACAATATTCAGCGAGGATAGGTGCCGAGAAAACATTAAATGATAATATAAAGTTGGGCGCTAACTTTTACGGTGCAAGCTCAACTTCCAGTATACAATCATATTCGGGCGATATTACTGCACCTATATTTGCTTTATTGGTTGCACCGCCTAATGTGCCAATTTATAAGGCCGATGGCACCTACAATATATTCTATAACCCGCAAACAGGTGGTAATGGTAACCCGCTGTATAGCTTGCTGGCATTAACCAACACCACAGAAAATAAGTTAGGTAATGGTAACGTATATCTTGATTATAATATATTAAAAAATCTTACTTTTCACGTAAGTGCAGGTGCTGAGTACAACCAAACAAATGCGGGCCAGTATCAACCCAATAATATTGCATTGGGCCTTACAAATCCGGGTATAGCTGCTGATCAATGGTATTCTACCTTTAGATGGCTGGTTGAAAACTATTTTACTTATAAATTCAACGTTGGTAAAGCAAACGCCTTTACCGTGTTGTTAGGTAACTCTAATCAAAAGGATGTTGACGAGGGCTTGAGCGGAGGCTCTCAGGGTTATTCGAACAACTCGTTCCTGTATTATAACTTAGTGGCAGGTTCAGTAACAAACGCGTCTAACAGCTACAGAACACAAACAACAGGTACTGACTATTTTACAAGGGTAAATTACGCCTATAATGATAAGCTGTTAGCTACCTTTACTTTAAGGGATGATGGGTCATCAAGGTTTGGCGCTAATTACAGGCATGGTATTTTTCCATCAGGCGCTGTAGCTTATAAACTTGGAGATGAAGACTTTATTAAGGACTTACATACTTTTTCTGATCTGAAAGTAAGAATAGGCTATGGTGTAACAGGTAATGACCGTATTCCTGCTCCTAATATTTATTTAAGTACATACAGCGCATGGAACACCGTGCTTGCTCCGGGTGGCCCACTACAAATTGGTATTGAACCGGCTTCGTTAGCTAATCCGAATTTAAGGTGGGAAAGTACAGCCCAGTTTGATGCAGGCCTTGATATGGGCTTCTTTGGCGGGCGTGTAAATGCTACGTTAGATGTTTACAGGAAAACGACTTCTAACTTATTGTCAAACGTAACTGTTGGACAGTGGTGGGGTTTTAGTACTGAGCTTATCAATGCCGGTTCTATACGTAACCAGGGAATTGAATTAGGGATAAATACAACTAATATAAGATCCGCCGGATTTTCCTGGACCTCAACCTTTAACGCTTCTTACAATAAACAAAAAGTTTTGTCATTTGCCCCTGGGGTTAATTCAATAACCAGCACTACTGCCAATCCAAGCGGAACGGTTTCGGGCCAGCAGTTTACAAACTTAGTGGTAGGGGGTGAGTTAGGTGAAATTTACGGTTACAAATATATAGGTGTGCTTAAAACCGGCCAGAAATATGCACCGGAGCCAAATGCAAAACCAGGCGATCCATTATATGCTGATCTTAACGGAGATGGCGTTATAAGCCCTGCCGACAGAACTAATTTAGGTAATACTAACCCGCATTACACAGCAGCTTTAGGTAATAACTTTAATTACAAAGGTTTTTCTTTAGGTATTTTCTTCCAGGGTGCATTTTCTTATGATCTGTATAACATGAACGAATTGGTATTGGAATCAACAACAGGCGCAGCCGCATTAAACAGGTTTGTACCGGGTGTAAACGAAAATACCAATATACCGCGCGAAGGTTACTTTTTAAGCCAGTATGGCAGTTACGTTAACTCAAAATTTGTTGAGAACGCATCTTATGTTCGCTTAAAAACAGCTTCGTTTAGCTACACTATTCCATCTGCTGTGTTTGAAAAAACGCCATTCGTTAGAGGACTTACTGTATATGCAGAAGGACAAAACCTTTTAACCTTTACCGGTTATAAGGGTACTGACCCAGAAGAAAATGTTCACCAGGGCCAGGCGATCAATGGAGCTGGTGGTTACAGTGGTAGTAATGTGTCCGGTGGTTTGGATTTTGGCGGTTTCCCGGCATTCCGCACCTACATCATTGGTATAAAACTTTCTGTTCATTAA
- a CDS encoding M1 family metallopeptidase, whose translation MIKYKHLHKLLLLCAGFLPLASIAQTKSAYNELQVFDPSFFTHNGNEYRSANGSPGPKYWQNAASYVIKAELNEKDTTVKGSVSIKYTNNSPDTLNYLWLQVDQNLFKADSRGTAATRISGDRYAVGTYTKGYQIGAVTITYMGKTYKAETVISDTRMQVRLPFPVKPHGDQISVKVDYSFFIPEHGADRMGRLNTKNGTIYQLAQWYPRMCVYDDVEGWNTLPYMGEGEFYCEYGDYDYSITVPADMIVAGSGDLQNQQEVLTATQIARLAKAKKSDSTVSIIGANEIGKAAIRPKHEGTLTWHFKMKNTRDVSWAVSRAFIWDAAHVNLASGTGGLAMAVYPVESVGKNRYNRAAQYLKHSIEFYSKTYFEYPWHSAYVVAGVALGMEYPGIVFCSYSIHDDDLWRDVTHEIGHNWFPMIVGSNERRYMWMDEGMNTFINGYSSASFNKGEYNDTSSAAVKLTRGLIKEHDPLMTAPEVSNEGGMYYYKTALALNILRNEVLGADRFDYAFKMYIKRWAYKHPQPDDFFRTMNDAAGDNLNWFWKEWFFTNWTLDQAVTGVKYIGDDAKNGVFITIENLGEMALPVRLKVTEENGNTQIVDLPVEVWQRGAKWVFKYNSTSKIATVVIDPEHRLPDTDRSNNIYRMPQ comes from the coding sequence ATGATAAAATACAAACACCTGCATAAGCTGTTGCTGTTATGTGCAGGTTTTCTGCCTTTGGCATCTATCGCTCAAACTAAATCGGCTTATAATGAATTGCAGGTTTTCGATCCCTCATTTTTTACCCATAACGGTAATGAGTATCGCAGTGCAAACGGATCGCCCGGACCCAAATACTGGCAGAATGCAGCCAGCTATGTTATTAAGGCTGAGTTGAATGAGAAGGATACCACGGTAAAAGGTTCGGTTAGTATTAAATACACCAATAATAGTCCGGATACACTTAATTATCTATGGCTGCAAGTTGATCAGAACTTATTCAAGGCTGATTCACGTGGTACTGCTGCTACAAGAATTTCAGGCGACCGCTATGCCGTGGGTACATATACCAAGGGATACCAGATAGGAGCGGTTACCATCACCTACATGGGTAAAACCTATAAGGCCGAAACAGTGATCAGCGATACCCGTATGCAGGTGCGCTTGCCTTTCCCGGTAAAGCCGCATGGCGACCAGATCAGTGTAAAAGTAGATTACTCTTTCTTCATTCCTGAGCATGGCGCTGACCGTATGGGCCGGTTAAATACTAAGAACGGAACCATTTACCAGTTGGCGCAATGGTACCCGCGCATGTGTGTTTATGACGATGTGGAAGGTTGGAATACACTGCCCTACATGGGCGAGGGTGAGTTTTATTGCGAATACGGCGATTATGATTACTCCATAACCGTACCTGCTGATATGATAGTTGCCGGTTCAGGCGATCTGCAAAACCAGCAAGAGGTTTTAACAGCCACACAAATTGCACGTTTGGCTAAAGCCAAGAAGAGTGATAGTACGGTTAGCATTATTGGCGCAAATGAAATTGGGAAAGCCGCTATAAGGCCTAAGCATGAGGGTACTTTGACCTGGCATTTTAAGATGAAGAATACCCGTGATGTATCATGGGCTGTGTCGAGGGCGTTTATATGGGATGCCGCGCACGTAAATTTAGCATCGGGGACAGGTGGATTGGCAATGGCCGTTTACCCTGTTGAAAGTGTGGGTAAGAACAGGTATAACCGGGCGGCACAATACTTAAAACATAGTATCGAGTTCTATTCAAAAACTTATTTTGAGTATCCATGGCATTCAGCTTATGTGGTTGCGGGTGTGGCCTTGGGTATGGAGTACCCGGGGATTGTATTCTGCAGTTACAGCATACATGACGATGACCTGTGGCGTGATGTTACCCACGAGATTGGGCATAACTGGTTCCCGATGATAGTAGGCAGTAATGAAAGGCGCTACATGTGGATGGACGAAGGCATGAATACCTTTATCAACGGCTATTCTTCCGCCTCATTTAATAAGGGCGAGTATAATGATACATCAAGTGCAGCTGTAAAACTTACCAGAGGGTTGATTAAAGAACATGATCCATTGATGACAGCGCCGGAGGTATCAAACGAGGGTGGCATGTATTATTATAAAACAGCCTTGGCACTGAATATACTGCGTAATGAGGTTTTAGGAGCCGATAGGTTTGATTATGCCTTTAAAATGTACATAAAACGCTGGGCCTATAAACATCCGCAGCCCGATGACTTTTTCCGTACCATGAATGATGCAGCAGGCGATAATCTGAATTGGTTCTGGAAAGAATGGTTCTTTACCAACTGGACTTTGGACCAGGCGGTAACAGGCGTTAAATACATTGGGGATGATGCGAAGAACGGTGTATTCATCACCATTGAAAACCTTGGCGAAATGGCCCTGCCGGTACGCTTAAAAGTTACGGAAGAGAATGGCAATACACAAATTGTAGACCTGCCTGTTGAGGTTTGGCAACGGGGTGCAAAGTGGGTGTTTAAATATAATTCAACCAGTAAAATTGCTACTGTGGTTATCGATCCTGAGCACCGTTTACCGGATACCGACCGTAGCAATAATATATACAGAATGCCTCAATAA
- a CDS encoding sulfotransferase family protein, producing MSNSTQPLGIQIIGTQRSGSNLLRVMLDQSSEIVSPHPAHVLVTFVPLLELYGDLDTETYKVLINDVVDYVEANPVPWDGITIDRDWIFENSNVYSLFEINRLIYEQAAICKKAKYWCCKSMANVHYADELESHSPNLKYIYLYRDGRDVAVSFKKAIVGEKHIYHLARQWKYDQEACIELADRIEKDRFFALNYETLIAQPEAVIKDLCSFLDITYNENMLSFYNSHESKATAAAGEMWQNLEKPIMRNNTGKFHKELTHEEIEIFELVNQNVLQKLDYPLFTALTNTQLISEDAIEQYGMDNKILKKEILVKARKSDLEHREPQLIILRKIKERAAELVIQSSAGL from the coding sequence ATGAGTAATTCTACCCAACCATTAGGTATTCAAATTATCGGCACACAACGTTCCGGTTCAAATTTATTAAGGGTGATGCTTGACCAGTCGAGCGAGATTGTATCGCCTCACCCTGCGCATGTATTGGTTACGTTTGTGCCTTTGCTGGAGCTTTATGGCGATCTGGATACCGAAACCTATAAGGTGCTGATAAATGATGTGGTAGATTATGTGGAAGCCAACCCTGTACCCTGGGATGGTATCACCATTGACCGCGACTGGATATTCGAAAACTCAAACGTTTACAGCCTGTTTGAAATAAACCGACTGATATATGAGCAGGCCGCCATCTGCAAAAAAGCTAAATACTGGTGTTGCAAAAGCATGGCTAATGTACACTATGCTGATGAACTGGAAAGCCATAGCCCTAATCTGAAATATATTTACCTGTACAGGGATGGGAGGGATGTTGCCGTTTCATTTAAAAAAGCGATAGTAGGCGAAAAACATATTTATCATTTGGCCCGCCAATGGAAATACGACCAGGAAGCATGTATTGAACTGGCAGATCGCATTGAAAAGGATCGCTTTTTTGCCCTTAATTATGAAACGCTTATCGCGCAGCCAGAGGCTGTTATCAAGGATTTGTGCAGCTTTTTGGATATTACTTATAATGAGAATATGCTGAGTTTTTACAATTCACATGAATCAAAAGCTACGGCCGCGGCCGGGGAAATGTGGCAGAACCTGGAAAAGCCGATCATGCGCAATAATACCGGTAAATTCCACAAGGAACTGACCCATGAGGAGATAGAAATTTTTGAACTGGTGAACCAAAACGTTCTGCAAAAACTGGATTATCCGTTATTTACAGCATTAACCAATACCCAACTGATCTCGGAAGACGCGATTGAACAATATGGTATGGATAATAAGATACTGAAAAAAGAGATCCTGGTAAAAGCCCGCAAATCCGACCTGGAACACAGAGAGCCCCAGTTAATTATCCTACGGAAAATAAAGGAACGTGCTGCGGAATTGGTCATCCAGTCAAGTGCTGGCCTCTAG
- the chrA gene encoding chromate efflux transporter has protein sequence MELAIKSISMAKSKKVTLGYLFYTFLKIGAVSFGGYMALVSLVQKIMVDKDETLDNEVIIDSITVASLIPGPLAVNIVAYIGYHLKGKTGALLSMIGVLLPASMLMLLLAWLYFSYAYKFEWANIMHYVVAVVSAIILSTGFNLYKKEIGKNYKKALLCLFTIIVMVLTSSYLITLGLIALGAIMGLIIERSNINLNNLKSNGSFKLNAIYSAVISLFIINEVLFISGTYKFFNSPILKISMVFSGISLSLFGGGYVMIPIMQSLFVNELHWLTRQEFIDAIAFSQATPGPILVSATFIGYKLAGVMGAIIATAAMFAPSAIVMIMVSKLFKKTKDHSLAKDMIAGVKAVVIGLIIASAIRILYTQPFSFGIALVAIAALILSFKYKVSPVYLIVASISIGIITNFLI, from the coding sequence ATGGAACTTGCAATAAAAAGTATAAGCATGGCTAAAAGCAAAAAAGTAACGCTTGGCTACCTTTTCTATACTTTCCTGAAAATAGGAGCTGTAAGTTTTGGTGGTTATATGGCGCTGGTTTCATTAGTGCAGAAAATAATGGTTGATAAGGATGAAACCTTAGACAATGAAGTAATAATTGACAGTATAACCGTGGCCAGCCTTATACCAGGGCCTTTAGCTGTAAACATTGTGGCCTATATTGGGTACCACCTTAAAGGAAAAACCGGCGCATTATTAAGCATGATTGGGGTGTTGCTGCCAGCCTCCATGCTGATGCTGTTATTGGCATGGTTGTATTTCTCTTATGCCTATAAGTTTGAGTGGGCTAATATCATGCATTATGTGGTGGCTGTGGTAAGTGCCATAATATTATCAACCGGTTTCAATCTGTACAAAAAAGAGATCGGTAAAAATTATAAAAAAGCTTTGCTATGCCTTTTTACCATTATTGTTATGGTATTAACCAGCAGCTACCTCATAACCCTGGGGTTGATTGCTTTGGGGGCAATAATGGGGCTGATTATTGAACGTAGTAACATCAACCTAAATAATTTAAAAAGCAACGGCTCTTTTAAGTTGAATGCCATTTATAGCGCGGTTATCAGCTTATTTATAATAAATGAGGTTTTATTTATAAGTGGGACCTATAAATTTTTTAATAGTCCTATCCTAAAAATAAGCATGGTTTTTTCGGGGATCAGTCTTTCCCTGTTTGGTGGCGGATATGTAATGATCCCGATAATGCAATCCTTATTTGTAAACGAGCTGCACTGGCTTACCCGGCAGGAGTTTATTGATGCTATTGCCTTTAGTCAGGCTACGCCGGGGCCAATACTGGTGAGCGCGACGTTTATTGGTTATAAGCTGGCTGGGGTAATGGGGGCTATAATTGCAACTGCTGCCATGTTTGCGCCATCGGCCATTGTAATGATAATGGTAAGCAAGCTATTTAAAAAAACTAAAGACCATTCACTGGCAAAAGATATGATTGCAGGCGTAAAAGCAGTAGTAATAGGTCTTATTATAGCTTCAGCCATCAGGATTTTATACACGCAACCATTTTCATTCGGTATAGCATTGGTTGCAATAGCGGCTTTAATACTAAGCTTTAAATACAAAGTGAGCCCGGTTTATTTAATTGTAGCATCTATATCAATAGGTATCATCACAAATTTTTTAATATGA